Within Mauremys mutica isolate MM-2020 ecotype Southern chromosome 24, ASM2049712v1, whole genome shotgun sequence, the genomic segment AAGCACAATGAATGTGACTGCAGCGCTGGAGCCAAACCTCCATGTGGTGGCTAGCTACGAGAGAGAAAACAGAGAGAAAGTTTGCTCTGCCACCTGCCCGCAATTCTGTATTTGGGAACCAAATTGGCACATCAAACCAAACTGTATTTTAATTGGCCCTTGCTAACCGGGGTCATGTGAGGCCTAAAATTAGCCCCTCCCCATTTCTTCCAAGTAAGATTAATTAACTCCGGTGCTCTGTAGCGATTAAAATATTGGTTGCCAGACATCATCAGTTGGTCCTCATCAGTCACCATATGGGACAGATGTGCCGTTATAAGAGAGAAGCAAACACGTTAGCACAAAGAAGACATGGCTTTGGGAGAGTCATTTCAGATCCATCCAGGGGTgacccccccgccaaaaaaaaaaaaaaaaaaaaaacccaagcaaaaTCCACCTCAGTCAATTGAAATGACCTAACTATGGATTCTGGAAATTGCAAACATCCATTTGTACAAATTCAAGACCATGCTGCCAGAGCTCCCTGGAGGCTTTGGAAAGGATTTTGGATTTTAACGCTAAATTTTTCAAAGTGATCATTACCCAAACTCCCAGAGATTCACATCAGTGACTGTGCAATGAAGGGCCAGACAACGGTGATGGAACATGACACATGGGGGTAAAAAGGACTCTGGCCTGTTTCTTTGATTAATCTCTCAGGAACAATACCGACCCAATGGACTTTCTGTGGGTTAATGGAAGCTCTGCCAGCAGAGGATCCTGGCCCGAATCCCACCTAAAAGACATTTGTTGTGTCCCAGAACAGTTGATATTTTTGGCAGGTAATAACACTAGCCAGGTTTCTACTCAAAACTAAACTGTTACAAGCAGCTTAGTGCTGTCTTATGAGCCATTATCCCAGCCTCCTTTCAGTTCGATTTCTCCATTACTTTTCACCTCCTTGGAGCCCAGAGACTGAAGGCAGGAGACACATGATATAAAGGCAGGTTATCctgtgctggggagtgggatCTCTAGACAAATAGCAGAACGCACAGCTGACAAGGTCCCTTCGGAGGCAACGTTACAACTAACTACTTCACCATGATCTCCAGTAATCTCTGCATCAACTCTCCAACCCACTGCTACAATGCCTCACGAAACCTCTTTTTGGACACTCCCCAATCTTATTTTCTGTGAACCCTTAGGGAACAATTCTCCCTTTGCCAAGTCGATGCGGAAACACCCCCCAGACTGTGGTGTTCCTCAGCGTCCCTGCTTGGCTGGAAAGGGGTCTTGTTCTCGGCACCATTTACAACGGGGAGGAGTCAGGGTTTACTGTCCATCACTCCAGCCTTCACCACTTGAAAAAGACGAGCAAAGCCAAGGCTGTGTAGCCCAAGACCAGGAAGAGGACCTTCAGCAGGCGATCGTTCTTATCTTCCAGTTCCTTTGCCAGGATCTCAAAGAAGGTGACGAACAAGAAAGTTCCCGCGGCAATGCCCTGTAAGAGCACAGAAGCCACGCTGCTGGCCACGTTCTGGGCGCTCTCGATGCCCATGCCGATCCCGATGCCCAAAGGAATCATCAAACTCACCGTAAGTGCTAGCTTGGCGGCGTCCTTCAGTGTTAATGAGATCTTGGCCATGCTGATGCCCAGTGCCACAGCCACCAGCGTCTCGTGGATGGCCACGCCCAGGAACAGACTCATGACTTTGTTTCCTTCCTCCTGGAGGCCCAGGGCCAGGCCCTCAAAGATGGAGTGGGCAGACAAGGCAAACACCAGGCTGAAGAGCCGCAAGGGGCTGGATTGGGAAAGCTCCTGGACACTCAAGCCGTGGCTGTGGGAGTGGTGGCTATGCTGCTGGTAAAGCGTGCGCCCTCTGGAAGAGGCTATGAAGGGGCTCTCATATTCCGAGTCGCTCCCGACGTCTGAGCCGGCGTTGAAGGTCTCCAGGTCGATGAAGGAAGGCTTCTCCTTCCGAAAGGTCAGGATGAGCTGCTCCACAAAGACAGTCATAAAGAAGCCCACCAGCATGATGGTCTCGGCCAGGGGGTAGTCTGTGGTCACCTTCCCAAGCTTGAGAACTTCTTGAAGCTGGAACAAAGGAAAAGGAATCTGCAGTGAAACTGGCTGCGTCATTCACCATTAAAAATGACATGGGGGACTCCTCCCTAAACTTTAAAAGTTTTCAATGTAAAGGCCGGAACCACAGCAGGTTCCTAACCACAGGCATTCGCTAGGGT encodes:
- the SLC39A3 gene encoding zinc transporter ZIP3 yields the protein MNIKAVKVLCLLGVFFLMLLGSLLPVKIIEADYEKAHRSRKLIALCNSFGGGVFLATCFNALLPAVREKLQEVLKLGKVTTDYPLAETIMLVGFFMTVFVEQLILTFRKEKPSFIDLETFNAGSDVGSDSEYESPFIASSRGRTLYQQHSHHSHSHGLSVQELSQSSPLRLFSLVFALSAHSIFEGLALGLQEEGNKVMSLFLGVAIHETLVAVALGISMAKISLTLKDAAKLALTVSLMIPLGIGIGMGIESAQNVASSVASVLLQGIAAGTFLFVTFFEILAKELEDKNDRLLKVLFLVLGYTALALLVFFKW